Genomic window (Verrucomicrobiia bacterium):
TTGAGACGTTGTAGCGCCAGAGCTAGAATTCCCAACAAACAAATTCGTGGGCCAAAATGGTCGATTTAGCCCTAGCTTGGTAAGTTTCCCTTGCAACAAGCTATCTAATTCAGCGGCCAATGTTTTCGCGGGTGGAATTAGCGTCCGTTTGGTTAGGTCGGCGTATAATTGCAACAATTGATCAGATGTAACGGCTGTAAAATTGAAGCTCACTTCTTTACCGTGGATGCCTGCGGGCAACGGCAAATCTTTCATGAGAATCTGACGGGAGGACATTCCATAATTGTTTTGCTCCAGTTGCTTCCCATAACTCCCATACACCGCCATGAGCACGAAGATGGGCACGGAGATGGCGAACATCTTCATCCAATACTGAAACGCCTGCACCAGCGTGATGCCTTTCATACCGCCGAGCGCGACGTTGAGCGTGATGACCGCGCCCACCAGCACCACGCCTGCCCAATACGGCAACCCCGGGAAGATGTAGGCCAGCGTCGTCCCCGCGCCTTTCATCTGCGGCATCGTGTAGAAGAAGCCGATGAACAACACGAACACCACGGCGATCTTGCGGAACAACGGCGAGTCGTAACGCCCTTCGGCGAAATCGGGAATCGTGTAGGCGCCAAAGCGTCGCAACGGCCCGGCGATGAACAGCAGCAAAAATAGATAGCCGCACGCGTAACACACCGGATACCACAGCGCGTCGTAGCCGCTCGACATCACCATGCCCGCGATGCCCATGAAACTCGCCGCGCTCAAATACTCGCCCGAAATCGCGCTGGCGTTCCAGCCCACGCTGACGCTGCGACCGGCCACAAAGAAATCACTGGCGGTGCGGGCTTGCTTCGCCGCCCAGAAACCCATCCAAATCGTTACGACGACCGTGATGGCGCTGAAGGCGAGGATGTAATAGTCAATGTTCATGATGGTTTTGCCACAGAGTCACAGAGGTGCAGAGTATAAAAGCCGAAGCGAATTTTTCATCTCCGTGGCTCAGTGTCTCTGTGGCTGACTTCTTTCACTTCCTCCTCCTCCAACGCAATTGAGCGGCGGATGAAATAAAACGAAATGATCCACACGGCGGGAAAGAAACCGATGCCCAACAAAAACCAGCTCAAGGTAAAACCCAGGATGCGGGTGGCCATCAATTCCGGCGCCAGATAATTCGCCAGCGGCATTCCCAACACGACCAGCAGGAACGCGAGGGCGCAGGTGATGGAGAGTTTGAGTTGTTTGCGCATCAGCGAACGCAAAAATGCTTCGCCATGCACTTCGGACGATTTTTCCGGAACCTGGGTTTGCATGAGCCGGAAAGGTTTTAACGAAGTGGCGACCAAATTCCAAGCGGTAATCCACCCTCGCTCCCTTAACTCACGCTGCTCGGGCGATTCTTGAGCAATAATTCCACGTAAGGCAGATCGGCGGGCTGGGTGACTTTGGGATTCGGCATCGAGTTGGTTACCAGGCGAACGGGTTGCCCGATGAGTTCGCAGGCGGTGGTATCATCCGTGATTTGCAGGCCGCGCGCGCGGACTTCGGTGAGGGCGCGGCGGATCACCGACACGCGAAATGTTTGCGGCGTTTGCACCGCCCAGAGCCGGGTCCGATCCACGTTGCGGCTGATGGTTAAGCCGTCCGCACTTTCCTTGATGGTGTCGGTCACGCGTTGCGCGGCAACCGCCGCACCGACCTCGCGCGCGGCGGCAATCGTGGCCATCAACAATTCATTCGTGGTGCAGGGGCGCGCGCCATCTTGAATGGCGACAATCCCGGCTTCGGACGAAAGCGCGACCAACCCGTTCCAGACGGAATCCTGCCGTTCCGCGCCGCCGACCACCAAGCGATGCGGTTTGGTGAAACTAAATTGTTGCGCGAGTTCGGCGAA
Coding sequences:
- a CDS encoding DUF485 domain-containing protein, giving the protein MQTQVPEKSSEVHGEAFLRSLMRKQLKLSITCALAFLLVVLGMPLANYLAPELMATRILGFTLSWFLLGIGFFPAVWIISFYFIRRSIALEEEEVKEVSHRDTEPRR
- the ispD gene encoding 2-C-methyl-D-erythritol 4-phosphate cytidylyltransferase, with product MNSAVIVAAGKGTRMGPDVDKLFLVAAGRPVIAHTWQCFNDAPGIAEIILVVRDGMQSAFAELAQQFSFTKPHRLVVGGAERQDSVWNGLVALSSEAGIVAIQDGARPCTTNELLMATIAAAREVGAAVAAQRVTDTIKESADGLTISRNVDRTRLWAVQTPQTFRVSVIRRALTEVRARGLQITDDTTACELIGQPVRLVTNSMPNPKVTQPADLPYVELLLKNRPSSVS